From one Catenuloplanes nepalensis genomic stretch:
- a CDS encoding HpcH/HpaI aldolase/citrate lyase family protein encodes MTALGRPRRSCLAVPGSSTKMLGKAQGLPADQVFLDLEDAVAPLAKADARKNVIAALTEGDWAGKTRVVRVNDLTTQWTYRDVVDVVEGAGPHLDCIMLPKVQSASHVEWLDLTLTQIERTLGLEAGRIGIEAQIENAAGLVDVDAIAAASPRVETIIFGPADFMASINMRSLVVGGLIPGYPGDPYHYVLMRLLMAARMHGKQAIDGPFLQIKDVAGFREVALRSAALGFDGKWVLHPGQIEAANEVYAPSQEDYDHAELILDAYAHATSEAGGRVGAVMLGDEMIDEASRKMALVVSAKGRAAGLARTSAFTPPEG; translated from the coding sequence ATGACCGCCCTCGGACGCCCCCGCCGCTCGTGTCTCGCGGTCCCCGGATCGAGCACCAAGATGCTCGGCAAGGCCCAGGGGCTCCCCGCCGACCAGGTCTTCCTCGACCTGGAGGACGCGGTGGCGCCGCTGGCCAAGGCGGACGCGCGGAAGAACGTGATCGCCGCGCTGACCGAGGGCGACTGGGCCGGCAAGACCCGCGTGGTCCGGGTGAACGACCTGACCACCCAGTGGACGTACCGGGACGTGGTGGACGTGGTCGAGGGCGCCGGCCCGCACCTCGACTGCATCATGCTGCCCAAGGTGCAGAGCGCGAGCCACGTGGAGTGGCTGGACCTGACGCTCACCCAGATCGAGCGCACTCTCGGCCTGGAGGCCGGCCGGATCGGCATCGAGGCCCAGATCGAGAACGCGGCCGGCCTGGTCGACGTGGACGCGATCGCGGCCGCGTCCCCCCGGGTGGAGACGATCATCTTCGGCCCGGCCGACTTCATGGCCAGCATCAACATGCGGTCGCTGGTGGTCGGCGGCCTGATCCCGGGCTACCCCGGCGATCCGTACCACTATGTGCTGATGCGCCTGCTGATGGCCGCGCGCATGCACGGCAAGCAGGCGATCGACGGCCCGTTCCTGCAGATCAAGGACGTGGCCGGATTCCGCGAGGTGGCGCTGCGGTCGGCCGCGCTCGGCTTCGACGGCAAGTGGGTGCTGCACCCCGGCCAGATCGAGGCGGCGAACGAGGTCTACGCGCCCTCCCAGGAGGACTACGACCACGCGGAGCTGATCCTCGACGCGTACGCGCACGCCACGTCCGAGGCGGGCGGCCGGGTCGGCGCCGTGATGCTCGGCGACGAGATGATCGACGAGGCGTCCCGCAAGATGGCGCTGGTCGTCTCCGCGAAGGGCCGGGCCGCGGGACTGGCCCGGACCTCCGCGTTCACGCCGCCGGAAGGCTGA